A region from the Magnetococcales bacterium genome encodes:
- a CDS encoding response regulator, with protein MRWGRKGMFKSYSQLSLADKLRALVLITTTNALLFSSLILVSVEVYSFVKESREQTAALSRIIGQNTSAALTFDDGTLAISVLDSLDAVPGILSARLFNAQGEIFADYLRPGSSRAPLNQPYQGWKPLKGEKGRQAYYRYQLDRMFIESPVVFDGEVIGHLSLSADLTPLFSNVLIYLAIVFTVVLITLWLAAFLSRRQQNRMIEPILVLSKGMADVSTRKDFSIRVEHDAQDELGGLITGFNFMLETISERDQELERYRSELELQVDKRTRELTNLNLDLKEAVAQALQSKEQAETANQAKSDFLAKVSHEVRTPMNAIIGMAELMMTQRQDLTEKHQHYVKTVLRSGRLLLIIINDILDFSKIEAGRLTLDRQAFDLKLLLADLADLFRERIESLGLQFELTTDNALPSHYWGDPNRLSQILINLLGNALKFTEEGSIILRVGVMRPSTTTPMIRFEVQDTGIGISGEVKESIFGAFRQADDSINRRFGGTGLGLAICSGLVEQMHGRIGVESEEGEGARFWFTVPLERSTREQLPQERRTTPTASADDLEAFAQYSAKVLLVEDNMVNQEVAKGTFTLYGCQVVTANDGRQGLEAFGKESFDLVFMDCGMPVMDGFEATRQMRALEEKSGRTRTPIIALTAHAVQGTRESCTRAGMDDFVTKPFHLGQIRAVLDHWLPDSTHRPPLPPASLATSDQTGLPAASSQESPAPELDLEIIQRLRAMGERTGSDILGKMIQLFIDQVPSQMEKIQLASAEKNWEVVWTTAHSLKSASGNLGAGGLSDLFRQLEHDAKGEKEVENLLQRITEQIPGVVAALKTQRET; from the coding sequence ATGAGATGGGGGCGTAAGGGGATGTTTAAAAGCTATTCACAGCTCTCTTTGGCGGACAAACTGCGCGCTCTGGTGTTGATCACCACCACCAACGCATTGCTCTTTTCTTCCCTCATTCTGGTTTCAGTGGAAGTCTATTCTTTTGTGAAAGAGTCCCGGGAGCAAACGGCGGCACTCTCCCGGATTATCGGCCAGAATACCAGCGCCGCTTTGACCTTTGACGATGGGACGTTGGCGATCTCGGTTTTGGATAGCCTGGATGCGGTCCCCGGCATTCTTTCAGCCCGACTCTTTAACGCCCAGGGGGAGATTTTTGCCGATTATCTGCGGCCCGGTTCCTCCAGAGCCCCACTCAACCAACCTTATCAAGGGTGGAAACCCCTGAAGGGAGAGAAGGGGCGGCAGGCCTACTATCGCTATCAACTGGACAGAATGTTTATCGAAAGTCCGGTGGTTTTTGATGGGGAGGTCATCGGCCATCTTTCCCTGAGTGCGGATTTGACCCCGCTCTTTAGCAATGTACTGATTTATCTGGCCATCGTTTTTACCGTGGTGTTGATCACCCTGTGGCTGGCAGCTTTTCTTTCCCGCCGACAGCAAAATCGCATGATCGAACCCATCCTGGTTTTGTCCAAGGGGATGGCGGATGTCTCCACCCGAAAGGATTTTTCCATTCGGGTGGAGCACGATGCCCAGGATGAACTGGGGGGGTTGATTACCGGCTTTAACTTTATGCTGGAGACCATCAGCGAGCGTGATCAGGAACTGGAACGTTACCGCTCGGAGTTGGAACTCCAGGTGGACAAGCGCACCCGGGAGTTGACCAATCTCAACCTGGATCTCAAGGAGGCGGTCGCCCAGGCGCTACAGAGCAAGGAGCAGGCTGAAACGGCCAACCAGGCTAAAAGCGACTTTTTGGCCAAAGTGAGTCATGAGGTCCGCACCCCCATGAATGCCATCATCGGCATGGCTGAATTGATGATGACCCAACGGCAGGATTTGACGGAAAAGCATCAGCATTATGTGAAAACCGTCCTGCGTTCCGGCCGGTTGCTGCTGATTATCATCAACGATATTTTGGACTTTTCCAAGATTGAAGCAGGCCGCTTGACCCTGGACCGGCAGGCCTTTGATCTCAAGCTGTTGCTGGCGGATCTGGCCGATCTGTTCCGGGAGCGCATCGAAAGTTTGGGGCTCCAGTTTGAATTGACCACCGACAACGCCCTTCCCAGCCACTATTGGGGCGATCCCAACCGTTTAAGCCAGATTTTGATCAATCTTTTGGGCAACGCCCTTAAATTTACCGAAGAGGGGTCCATTATTTTGCGGGTGGGGGTGATGCGTCCCAGCACCACCACCCCGATGATCCGTTTTGAGGTTCAGGATACCGGTATCGGCATCTCCGGGGAGGTCAAGGAGAGCATATTCGGCGCTTTCAGGCAGGCGGACGACTCCATCAATCGGCGCTTCGGCGGCACCGGGCTGGGCTTGGCCATCTGTAGCGGTCTGGTGGAGCAGATGCATGGTCGCATCGGTGTTGAAAGCGAAGAGGGGGAAGGGGCGCGTTTTTGGTTTACCGTGCCCCTGGAACGCTCTACCCGGGAGCAACTCCCCCAGGAACGCCGGACCACCCCCACCGCTTCTGCCGATGATCTGGAAGCGTTTGCCCAATACAGCGCCAAAGTGCTCCTGGTCGAAGACAACATGGTCAATCAGGAGGTGGCCAAGGGGACTTTTACCCTTTATGGCTGCCAGGTGGTGACCGCCAACGATGGTCGCCAAGGGTTGGAGGCCTTTGGCAAGGAGTCCTTCGATCTGGTTTTTATGGATTGCGGCATGCCGGTGATGGATGGTTTTGAGGCAACGCGACAGATGCGCGCCTTGGAAGAGAAGAGCGGGCGCACGCGCACTCCCATCATCGCCCTCACCGCCCATGCGGTGCAGGGTACCCGGGAATCCTGCACCCGGGCGGGTATGGATGATTTTGTCACCAAGCCTTTCCATCTGGGTCAAATTCGTGCGGTATTGGATCACTGGCTGCCCGACTCCACCCACAGGCCTCCCCTGCCTCCGGCATCCCTGGCCACCTCTGACCAAACCGGCCTCCCGGCGGCCTCTTCCCAAGAGAGCCCGGCCCCTGAGCTGGATTTGGAAATCATTCAGCGTTTGCGCGCCATGGGAGAGCGGACCGGCAGCGATATTCTCGGCAAGATGATCCAGCTGTTTATCGATCAAGTGCCCAGCCAGATGGAAAAGATCCAGCTGGCCTCAGCGGAAAAAAATTGGGAAGTGGTTTGGACCACGGCCCACAGCTTGAAATCAGCCAGTGGGAATTTGGGGGCGGGGGGGCTGTCGGACCTTTTCCGCCAGTTGGAGCACGATGCCAAGGGGGAAAAAGAGGTGGAAAATCTCCTGCAACGCATCACCGAGCAGATCCCGGGGGTGGTGGCGGCGTTGAAAACGCAACGTGAGACCTGA
- a CDS encoding S-layer homology domain-containing protein has product MNQVGRKSSKGWIPKGVLGLLAGFSLIASAQAETFDDVSSDRWGYEYIETLAENAITSGCDSSNYCPDSDLQRAEMAIFLLRAQYGSDYSPDTATGSEFDDVSSSFWAASYVERLAELGITAGCDDSNFCPSRDITRSEMAIFLLRTKYGSDYSPPTATGTVFGDISSDYWAASFIEQLETEGWADDTLDTTRECDDGDFCPSLTINRAEMAVFLVRVFELTGSSDTGSGSDVEFSASPTSAAMAADGTSQQAFVLSGGDEDRTYTFTVANSGGGFASTDNSTDTITYTAGSSSQTSDILTVTWIDDQNATGTVSIPIYLGEEAGAGSGNSVIYVDDSATGNNSGVAWAHAFTDLSDALDSASSGDQIWVAAGTYTPSSIPSTVPDEGTGSRYYAFEMKEGVSIYGGFAGSEISREARDWEANETILSGDLGTLDDTSDNAHHVVYGATDALLDGFIIEDGYAILEDGEVSVGGPEEIFGLSSDEYTLLRILNGVWSVAGGGMLNIQVDPTVRNATFRNNTAQKGGAAYNMVRDVYPDTPGDDLQAPRFENVLWEDNYGTTRGGAINNDFNTDSVHVNNIFRGNECPAKGGAIYSDAGNQPEIVNSLFYDNDSERGGGIVNDGTTSSKMIYVTIAENNSDDIGAALYQGTYSAGGSTNDPQAVESLILGNTTGSSPSSISNWHDDAVINTDSIIEETDGTYTLTEVFNDPDNDDYEPIGDYADKGWSFTRVVDGAFDTLDNLTSRESSVDAGNDAFDSLYPTFAPEAGPNDSAVLHVDAGVSASGDGSSWDSAYQGLDEALENAREGQEIWVAEGTYKPTSDSDRSAAFVMLEDINVYGGFCGTESSTDERGDSCPSVLSGDIGTEDDSSDNSYHVVVAAPSGTLDGFTIEEGKADGDYWHARGAGMLVYFGSSPTLNDITFQNNEAIEGAGLAAYDDAMPTLTDVVFIDNTAERAGGALLRDGSNATLTNVTFTDNTATDRGGALYIDYGASPTVTSSTFTGNVSTGNGGAVYIDDNASQVGSTSPSFDSCTFSNNVTSIRGGAMAVYNEVTEVTLVDSTFTGNQAVSGGGAISMDYSATLYYENNTFTSNTSTTGEADVDVSDDSTYAESGSEGTGDGPPDGEGPPDGEPPTKS; this is encoded by the coding sequence ATGAATCAAGTTGGCAGGAAGAGTAGCAAAGGTTGGATCCCGAAGGGCGTTTTGGGGCTGTTGGCGGGCTTTTCCCTGATCGCCAGCGCCCAGGCCGAAACCTTCGACGATGTGTCGAGTGATCGCTGGGGGTATGAATATATTGAAACCCTGGCTGAAAATGCCATCACCAGCGGCTGTGACAGCTCCAACTATTGCCCGGACAGTGATCTGCAACGGGCGGAGATGGCGATTTTTCTGCTGCGGGCGCAATATGGCTCGGACTATTCTCCTGATACTGCCACCGGCAGTGAATTTGACGATGTCTCTTCAAGTTTTTGGGCGGCCAGCTATGTGGAGCGGCTGGCGGAACTGGGTATCACCGCTGGTTGTGACGACAGCAACTTTTGCCCCAGCCGGGACATCACCCGCTCGGAGATGGCGATCTTTCTGCTGCGCACCAAATATGGCTCGGATTATTCCCCCCCCACAGCCACCGGGACTGTTTTTGGGGATATCTCTTCGGACTATTGGGCGGCTTCATTTATCGAGCAGCTGGAGACCGAAGGGTGGGCGGACGACACCCTGGATACCACCCGGGAGTGCGACGACGGTGATTTTTGCCCCAGCCTCACCATCAACCGCGCTGAAATGGCGGTTTTTTTGGTTCGGGTCTTTGAGCTGACCGGCAGCAGTGATACCGGCTCCGGCTCCGATGTTGAATTCAGCGCCTCCCCCACTTCCGCCGCCATGGCTGCGGATGGCACCTCCCAGCAGGCGTTTGTCCTCTCCGGTGGTGACGAGGACCGCACCTACACCTTCACAGTTGCCAATTCCGGCGGTGGTTTTGCTTCCACCGACAACAGCACCGACACCATCACCTATACCGCCGGTTCCAGCAGCCAGACCAGCGACATTCTCACCGTCACCTGGATCGATGATCAGAATGCCACCGGCACCGTTTCCATTCCCATCTATCTGGGTGAGGAGGCGGGAGCGGGCAGTGGCAACTCCGTGATCTATGTCGATGACTCCGCCACCGGCAACAACAGCGGTGTCGCCTGGGCCCACGCTTTTACCGACCTCTCCGATGCCTTGGACAGCGCCTCATCCGGTGATCAAATCTGGGTGGCAGCGGGTACTTATACCCCGTCCAGCATTCCTTCCACCGTTCCGGATGAGGGGACGGGCAGTCGTTACTACGCCTTTGAGATGAAGGAGGGGGTTTCCATTTATGGTGGTTTTGCTGGCAGCGAAATTTCCCGGGAGGCCCGGGATTGGGAGGCCAATGAGACCATTTTGAGTGGGGATCTGGGTACCCTGGATGACACCAGCGACAATGCCCATCATGTGGTTTACGGTGCCACGGATGCCCTGCTTGATGGCTTCATCATTGAGGATGGCTACGCGATCCTGGAGGATGGCGAAGTGAGTGTGGGCGGCCCGGAAGAGATTTTCGGGCTCAGTTCCGATGAGTATACCCTGCTGCGCATCCTGAATGGGGTCTGGAGCGTCGCCGGTGGCGGCATGCTCAACATCCAGGTGGATCCCACGGTCCGCAACGCCACCTTCCGCAACAACACCGCTCAGAAGGGCGGGGCAGCCTACAACATGGTGCGGGATGTCTATCCCGACACACCTGGTGATGACCTTCAAGCACCGCGTTTTGAAAACGTCCTCTGGGAGGATAACTATGGCACAACCCGGGGTGGCGCCATCAACAACGACTTCAACACCGACAGCGTTCATGTCAACAACATTTTCCGTGGCAACGAATGTCCGGCCAAGGGTGGGGCGATCTACTCGGATGCAGGCAACCAACCCGAGATCGTCAACTCCCTCTTCTACGACAACGACTCTGAGCGGGGGGGCGGGATTGTCAACGACGGCACCACCTCCAGCAAGATGATCTACGTCACCATCGCCGAAAACAATTCCGACGATATCGGTGCCGCTCTCTATCAGGGAACCTATTCCGCCGGGGGATCCACCAACGATCCCCAAGCGGTGGAGAGCTTGATTCTCGGCAACACCACCGGCTCCTCGCCATCCTCCATCAGCAACTGGCACGATGATGCGGTGATCAACACCGACTCCATCATCGAAGAGACCGATGGCACCTACACCCTGACCGAGGTGTTTAACGATCCGGACAACGACGATTATGAGCCCATCGGCGACTATGCCGACAAGGGATGGAGCTTTACCCGGGTGGTGGATGGGGCTTTCGATACGCTGGATAACTTGACCAGCCGCGAATCCTCTGTCGATGCCGGTAACGATGCTTTTGACTCCTTATATCCCACCTTTGCGCCGGAGGCTGGGCCGAATGATTCAGCGGTGCTCCATGTAGACGCGGGTGTCTCTGCCAGTGGCGATGGCTCCAGTTGGGATTCTGCCTACCAGGGGCTGGATGAAGCGTTGGAAAATGCCCGGGAAGGTCAGGAGATCTGGGTGGCTGAGGGAACCTATAAACCCACCAGCGACAGCGACCGTTCCGCCGCATTTGTGATGTTGGAGGATATCAACGTCTATGGTGGTTTCTGCGGCACCGAGAGCAGCACCGATGAGCGGGGCGACAGCTGTCCGTCCGTGCTCTCCGGTGATATCGGCACCGAGGATGACAGCAGCGACAACTCCTACCATGTGGTGGTGGCTGCTCCTTCGGGTACATTGGATGGTTTCACCATTGAGGAGGGTAAAGCTGACGGTGACTATTGGCACGCCAGAGGGGCCGGGATGTTGGTCTATTTTGGCAGCTCGCCCACCTTGAACGACATCACCTTCCAGAACAACGAAGCCATCGAAGGGGCCGGGCTCGCCGCTTATGACGATGCCATGCCGACTTTGACCGACGTTGTTTTTATCGACAACACCGCTGAACGGGCGGGTGGGGCGCTCCTTCGGGATGGTTCAAATGCGACGCTTACCAACGTTACCTTCACCGATAACACCGCCACCGACCGGGGTGGGGCGCTCTATATCGACTATGGCGCAAGTCCCACGGTGACCTCCTCCACCTTCACCGGCAATGTCAGTACGGGCAATGGCGGCGCAGTCTATATCGACGACAACGCCTCCCAGGTGGGGAGCACTTCCCCTTCCTTTGATAGTTGCACCTTCAGCAACAACGTCACCTCCATCCGGGGCGGAGCCATGGCGGTTTATAACGAAGTGACCGAAGTGACCCTTGTCGACTCCACCTTCACCGGCAACCAAGCGGTCTCCGGCGGTGGCGCGATCTCCATGGACTATTCCGCGACGCTCTACTACGAAAACAACACCTTCACCTCCAACACCTCTACGACAGGTGAGGCGGATGTGGATGTGAGTGATGATTCCACCTACGCCGAATCCGGTTCTGAAGGGACCGGTGATGGGCCTCCGGATGGCGAAGGGCCTCCGGATGGTGAGCCGCCCACCAAATCATAA
- a CDS encoding EAL domain-containing protein, whose product MTNRPKPLSGSRILIVDDEFAERLPMRATLEGEGFEIEEVENGQQALDILEKEHFDGIVLDVVMPGMNGFEVCQRIRRLATCRLLPILMVTGLDDHGSINQAYQAGATDFLTKPVNWDLVGHRVRYLLRSSRAARELDDSRRDLEEKQKLIDSFVENSPSAISIKGLDRVYQMVNPEFERSCVKSVASVPGSVDGELFHAEYAEIIQKNDQTVLEKESPMRFEEFCRKGGCDKIQLSVRFPIVGSNGQPTGIGCISTDITELKRARESLLLARNVIESTHEAIVITDENANVLDVNSAFVTMHGYSREEVLGKNPKMLQSGRHDETFFQEMWQGLAKEGLWSGEVWDRRKNGEIFPKQLTISSVANRQGQIQYYVGISRDITRQKATEEKLHQLAFYDPLTNLPNRTLFRDRLMHEIDLAARRGDEFAVLFIDLDRFKNVNDSLGHEVGDELLVQVAQRIQSCLRKSDTVARIGGDEFTVILATEMGSHGYGQVADKIIQKLREPFMLRDRQFFIGASIGIVLFPGDADSFELLTRHADTAMYRAKASGGGNYRYFSPEMDAENMFRLSLEEELHQALEKNQLALHYQPKIDLASNRVAGVEALVRWQHPERGMISPADFIPLAEETGLIVPMGIWVLKTACQQAKAWIDQGFENIRVAVNLSGRQFQDPELLAKIRNLLEIHQLPPGAIELEVTESVAMDDVEKTVAILDDFRKLGLHISVDDFGTGYSSLSYLKRLPLDSLKVDQSFVRDLTRNSDDAAIVDSIISLARAMDLKVVAEGVETALQLEFLREKLCSEIQGFYFSRPLPAQDVSLLFDQLFDSGS is encoded by the coding sequence ATGACAAACAGACCCAAGCCCCTTTCAGGCTCCCGCATTTTGATTGTGGATGACGAGTTTGCCGAGCGACTCCCCATGCGCGCCACCCTGGAAGGGGAAGGATTTGAGATCGAGGAGGTTGAAAACGGGCAGCAGGCCTTGGATATACTGGAAAAAGAACATTTCGATGGCATTGTGCTCGATGTGGTGATGCCCGGCATGAACGGTTTTGAGGTGTGCCAACGGATCCGCCGGTTAGCTACGTGTCGCCTGCTGCCGATCCTCATGGTGACCGGTCTGGATGATCACGGCTCCATCAATCAAGCCTATCAGGCGGGGGCGACCGATTTTTTGACCAAGCCGGTCAACTGGGATCTGGTAGGGCATCGGGTACGCTACCTCCTGCGTTCCAGCCGCGCCGCCCGGGAGTTGGACGATAGCCGGCGGGATCTGGAGGAAAAACAGAAACTGATCGACTCCTTTGTTGAAAATTCACCCTCTGCCATCAGCATCAAGGGGTTGGACAGGGTCTACCAGATGGTTAACCCGGAGTTCGAGCGCTCCTGTGTCAAGTCGGTTGCAAGTGTCCCGGGAAGTGTGGATGGGGAACTGTTCCACGCTGAGTATGCTGAAATAATTCAGAAAAATGACCAGACAGTCCTGGAAAAAGAGAGCCCCATGCGTTTTGAGGAGTTCTGCCGCAAGGGGGGCTGCGACAAAATTCAACTCTCGGTGCGCTTTCCCATCGTCGGCTCCAATGGCCAACCCACCGGCATCGGTTGCATCTCCACCGACATTACCGAACTCAAAAGAGCCCGGGAAAGTTTGCTTTTGGCCAGAAATGTGATCGAAAGCACCCATGAAGCCATTGTCATTACCGATGAAAATGCCAATGTTCTGGATGTTAACAGCGCCTTTGTAACCATGCACGGCTACTCCCGGGAAGAGGTGCTGGGCAAAAATCCGAAAATGTTGCAGTCCGGTCGCCACGACGAGACCTTTTTTCAGGAGATGTGGCAGGGGCTGGCCAAGGAGGGCCTCTGGTCGGGGGAGGTGTGGGACCGGCGGAAAAACGGCGAGATTTTTCCCAAACAGCTGACCATCTCTTCCGTGGCCAATCGCCAGGGTCAAATCCAATATTATGTCGGCATCTCCAGGGATATTACCCGACAAAAGGCCACCGAGGAAAAACTCCATCAGTTGGCTTTTTACGATCCACTGACCAACCTGCCCAACCGCACGCTGTTTCGGGATCGATTGATGCACGAAATCGACCTGGCCGCCCGGCGGGGAGATGAGTTTGCGGTGCTCTTCATCGATCTGGATCGTTTCAAAAACGTCAACGATTCCCTGGGCCATGAGGTGGGGGATGAGCTGTTGGTTCAGGTGGCCCAGCGTATCCAGAGCTGTCTGCGCAAGAGTGATACTGTCGCGCGTATAGGCGGGGATGAATTTACGGTGATTCTGGCCACGGAAATGGGCTCCCACGGCTATGGCCAGGTGGCGGACAAGATTATTCAAAAGCTGCGTGAGCCTTTCATGTTGCGGGATCGGCAGTTTTTTATCGGTGCCAGTATCGGCATCGTGCTCTTTCCGGGGGATGCCGATAGCTTTGAGCTGCTCACCCGCCATGCCGACACCGCCATGTATCGCGCCAAGGCCTCCGGTGGGGGCAATTATCGCTATTTTTCGCCGGAGATGGATGCAGAAAACATGTTTCGGCTCTCCCTGGAGGAGGAGTTGCACCAGGCTTTGGAAAAAAACCAGTTGGCGCTTCACTATCAACCCAAGATCGATCTTGCCTCCAATCGGGTGGCGGGGGTAGAGGCGCTGGTGCGTTGGCAGCATCCCGAGCGGGGCATGATCTCCCCCGCTGATTTTATTCCCCTGGCTGAAGAGACCGGTTTGATCGTGCCTATGGGAATTTGGGTTCTCAAGACCGCCTGCCAACAAGCCAAGGCCTGGATCGACCAGGGATTTGAAAATATTCGGGTGGCGGTTAATCTATCCGGTCGCCAATTTCAGGACCCGGAACTGTTGGCCAAAATCCGTAATCTCCTGGAAATTCATCAGCTGCCTCCCGGAGCCATTGAGCTGGAAGTGACCGAGAGTGTGGCCATGGATGATGTGGAAAAAACCGTGGCCATTCTGGATGATTTTCGTAAGCTGGGGCTGCACATTTCAGTGGATGATTTTGGCACCGGCTACTCTTCGTTGAGCTATCTGAAGCGGCTGCCTCTGGACAGCCTCAAGGTGGACCAATCCTTTGTTCGGGATTTGACCCGCAACTCCGACGATGCCGCCATTGTCGACTCCATCATCTCCCTGGCTCGGGCCATGGATCTCAAGGTGGTGGCCGAAGGGGTGGAAACAGCCCTGCAATTGGAATTTTTACGGGAAAAACTGTGCAGTGAGATCCAGGGGTTTTATTTTTCCCGTCCCCTGCCGGCACAGGATGTGAGTCTATTGTTTGATCAATTGTTCGATAGCGGGAGTTGA
- a CDS encoding sigma-54-dependent Fis family transcriptional regulator, whose product MAQAEKPRILIVDDMVINIKVLSDHLKPHYQVQVATNGPKALEIAAEEPRPDMILLDIMMPQMDGYTVLTRLQADPGTRDIPVIFLTAKDAEEDETRGLAMGAVDYITKPFSPPIVKARIKTHLSLQQSIREMMRAQLKAQSLQKQVGALNSNLVKEALKNPEAFAEIVTISPQMRTIFHYMEAICDSGEPVLVTGETGAGKELIARGLHRLGGRAGKLVSVNLAGLDDETFSDTLFGHTKGAFTGANQDRKGFISQAEGGTLFLDEIGDLLPASQIKLLRLLQEKLYYPLGADTPSRMDVQIIAATHRDLQARMNEGHFRQDLFFRLSAHHIRIPALRDRREDIPPLTFHFLEEAGKAMDRPPLDPPPELLQLLETYHFPGNVRELRAIVFDAVAQHRTGAILSMKSIQKTIEERRSGHHGATRSILSSTPDHSSFQIEGSLPTLEEAENVLVSEAMRQAKNNQGIAASLLGISRSALNRRLNRRLRHLLDTQE is encoded by the coding sequence ATGGCGCAAGCCGAAAAGCCGCGTATTTTGATTGTCGATGACATGGTCATCAACATCAAAGTGCTGTCGGACCATTTGAAACCCCACTATCAGGTTCAGGTAGCCACCAACGGCCCCAAAGCCCTGGAGATTGCGGCGGAGGAGCCCCGGCCCGACATGATCCTCCTGGATATCATGATGCCTCAGATGGATGGCTATACTGTTTTGACCCGTTTGCAGGCCGATCCCGGTACTCGAGACATTCCAGTGATTTTTTTGACCGCCAAGGATGCCGAGGAGGATGAAACCCGGGGGTTGGCCATGGGGGCGGTGGATTATATCACCAAGCCCTTCTCTCCCCCCATCGTCAAAGCCCGAATCAAAACCCACCTCTCTTTGCAGCAGAGCATCCGGGAGATGATGCGGGCCCAGCTGAAAGCCCAATCCCTGCAAAAGCAGGTGGGGGCGCTCAACAGCAACCTGGTGAAGGAAGCGCTGAAAAACCCGGAGGCTTTTGCTGAAATCGTCACCATCAGTCCCCAGATGCGGACCATTTTTCACTACATGGAGGCGATTTGCGATTCCGGGGAGCCGGTGTTGGTGACGGGGGAGACCGGAGCAGGCAAGGAGTTGATCGCCCGGGGGTTGCACCGTCTGGGAGGAAGAGCTGGCAAGCTGGTCTCGGTGAATCTGGCTGGCCTTGATGACGAAACCTTTTCCGATACCCTGTTCGGCCACACCAAGGGGGCCTTTACCGGGGCCAATCAGGATCGCAAGGGGTTTATCAGCCAGGCCGAGGGGGGAACGCTTTTTCTGGATGAAATCGGCGATCTGCTACCCGCCTCCCAAATCAAGCTGTTGCGACTTTTGCAGGAAAAACTCTACTACCCGTTGGGGGCGGATACCCCCAGCCGAATGGACGTGCAGATCATTGCCGCCACCCACCGGGATCTTCAGGCCCGGATGAATGAAGGCCATTTTCGTCAGGATCTCTTTTTTCGACTTTCAGCGCATCATATTCGCATACCGGCTCTGCGGGATCGTCGGGAGGATATTCCACCTCTCACCTTTCATTTTTTGGAGGAGGCGGGCAAAGCCATGGATCGTCCCCCTCTGGACCCCCCACCGGAGCTGCTCCAGCTGTTGGAGACCTACCATTTTCCCGGCAATGTGCGGGAGTTGCGCGCCATCGTTTTTGATGCCGTGGCCCAGCATCGAACGGGGGCGATCCTCTCCATGAAAAGCATCCAAAAAACCATCGAGGAGCGCCGCTCTGGTCACCATGGCGCCACTCGGTCGATCTTGAGCAGCACGCCCGATCACTCCTCTTTCCAGATTGAAGGCTCTCTACCCACCCTGGAGGAGGCTGAAAATGTGTTGGTGAGCGAAGCGATGCGCCAAGCCAAAAACAATCAGGGGATTGCCGCCTCCCTCCTGGGGATCTCCCGTTCCGCTTTGAACCGCCGTTTGAATCGTCGTCTGAGGCATCTGCTCGATACCCAAGAGTGA